The Podarcis muralis chromosome Z, rPodMur119.hap1.1, whole genome shotgun sequence DNA segment CCCAGAAGGTTTCAGCCTCCCACCCTTGACATGGAGAGGTGGCTGCAAGGATGCAATGGCTGCACACTCCCCGGTGAAGTTGCTGTGGTACAGGATGTGGATGTGGAGGAGGATGGTGGCGTGCCCAGGGCATCACAGTGCCAGGTGCTAAGATGGCACTGCAGGGCAGGAATCAGACTGTGGTCTATGGCAAACCATCACCCAGTCTTGTAGGATGGAGAGGGTTAGACTGGGTGATGGTTTGCCTCTGTCATGGTCTCTGCATAGATCTTGGGAGAACTCTTCCACTCCTTCCTATGGAAGCAATTTCTAGGGGCAGTTCCTCTGCAGCAGCCTTGGTTTTGGACCCTACATGCCCTTCCAGATTGGTCCATGCTCCCACCAGTAGGCATCTTCCTGTCTCAGGTAGTAGGCTGCTTTCCCCAATCAGCTGAGCCACGATGAAAGGGTGAAGATCATCTACCAGAGGCCCACCAATGAGAGGTGATAGTGTGACATTGGATCTCCTGAGAAGGTTCATTTTCTGCACAGGATGGAGGGGATCCCTTTGATGGGTTGTTGTTCCCACTTGCTCCATAGGCAGGAATATGCAAATTAGGCAGATCTTACCGTCCAGTACCTCAGGGACTTCCCTtgtatgcaaagacaggctccagtggattgagcaaACAAGACCAATTGTGGGTTTGACGGTTAAGAAGGTGGTAActgcatgtgctgcagagggaaatgaggggcagatgaggctcatCAACCTGGCAAGAGAGCCCATCTACGAGAAAGAAAACTCAGATCCTAAGCCCTCACTGTcttgtggctatactcatttGTTAGAAAAGCTTCaggaccctacacaaatccggagtggagacCCTAAGATGACTGGGTGGCACCTTATAcacttccttccagcaacttctgcagccaagccgatgccaaatgtattgctctgctttcctttgaaccacatccgtgaggccaagagggaggtcttgtcgcctggcagcccaggacctccatgcacactgctttAGAGTtgagccccagggaggtcacttcagtgctgcaaatgCTGCAGTCTGACTTCAATCCTGGAGGCACACTCCCTTGACTCTTGAGACAGGCAGTTGCCAACAGCCAACAACCTCACAATGGGAGGGCAATGCACCCCCAGTTAACAATGCAATCCAGCtcagaataaaatataataataataataatgctaatctCAGGGGAAAGCATTGCATCCCATGGGTACAAAGCaccagaaaaaagagaaaaatgcaagAACCTAATGCGTTGAGCCAAAGGTGAAGATATTCTCTGGAAGGTCTGCAGGTGCTATCTTGGCGGTCAAGATAACCCCAAAACTAATTGGTAGTTGTGGTGTAACTAAGCTCATATATGTTTCTTTGGTTTGATGTGTGCTAATAAGCTTGCTTTGATGCTGCGCTTATCTGTGGACCTTGGGATGCTGGGCTCTAGGCCCAGAGAGGGGAAAAGCTTTGGGCAGTTGCCACCTATGGCCTCAGCAGCCAGGTGTGAGGGGAGGTTTAGGGTATATTGATGTATGCTGCTTTGTGATTAAAATATGTATAATTGTGTGGGTACAGACAAGCCATCTCCTTGCTGCATTGTATGTCCTGCATCTGGAAAGGATGGGAATCCTGGCAGGCAGATTTGCTGTAAATCTACACCTTCttttaataaagcactagaactgtTCATTTTGGCATTTGGGGCATCAATTTTTGGCATCCCTGCACCCAACCACTCCCATAAGCCATCCTTTGAGCCAGTAGATCAGGGCACTTCAACCCTTGAGGAAGAGGAAtgttcagtaaaaaaataaaagaagtaaaaatttgaactgaaATTAGGAGTATTTCAACACCGAACAAGAATATATGCAATTAAAGAGAATAcccaaaaataaatttttaaaaaatcatatgaacCAATTTGCCCACCCCATAGCCAAAACTAGCCTAGGGAGGATGGATCCCCTCAATCCCCAGCAGAAAAGGGACCTCCACGGGAGGTCCAATGTCACATTTTCCTGTAGGGAAGAGGGGATCATCAGATGGGATTTGTCAGCTATCCAGATGTGTGGGAATAGCTTCTGACCCTACCCCATTGGTAAGCCACTTGCTGTAGTGGAAGAGAATATCTGACCAACCTAGAAGAGCCCAAGGCAACCCAATAACCACTCTTTCCTGGGCCAAAAGGAAGCTATGAGAATGATCTCTGCCCTCCAGTGCCTTACTTTCTGGAATGTGTGCTGAATCACTACCATTAAGGGGAAAGCATACAAGAGACCCTTGTCACAAGTGCTCATGAGGGAGCCTATGCCTTTTGCTGTTGGACACTGGAACTTTAAAAGAAGCTGCTCACCTTGTTTTGCTCAGTTGCACACAGGTCCCCACAGGGCTGACCAAAGCGTGCCACTATCTGTTCAAACACCAAGGGCAGAATACTCCATTCTGCTTGGAGCACGTCCTGGCAACTCAGCCAATCCACCTTGATACTGGACACACCCAATACATGTTCTGTAGTGATAGATGTGAGGTGGTTCTCCAACCAGTTGAGCAGACATGCTGCCTCCTGCAGTGGTGTCAGGGATCTGCCCTGATGAAAAATATGAGCTTTTGCACAAACACTGCCTGCATGTATCAGGacacccatcccttccaagtgATGGTGGAAGGCCAAGAGAACTAGTCAGATTGCCCTCAGTTCCAGCAGATTCACACTCTGTATCCTTTCATCCTATGCCCAGAGCCCCAAGGCATGAAACTCCCCTTGTGGGTTCCCATGCCCTGTAGGCTGGCACCCAGTTATCAGGACCCTGGATGGATCCCACATCTGCCATCCCTGTAGGAGGGCTGAAGAGAGCCACCATTGGAGGGATTACCTGGTAATGGGAGAATGCCTTGTTCTTCAATGCAACCAATATGTAATCTCTTCCTGGAACAGAAGAACCTGCCACTGCAGGAGTGATGATGAGACCATGGTACAATGTCCATGCATGAGACTATGCTCCCCTTCAGTTGGGTCAGATGTTGAATACCTGGACAAGGTGACCTCAGGACTGCTTGATCCTCTGTTTATTTTTTGCAATCGCTCCTGTGACAGGGAGACTAGGCCTAATCTCATGTCTAGCATGGCCCCCAGATACAGCAGCCTCTAAGAAGGCATCATGTGCGAGTCTTCCATGTTCACAAGGAAGCCATGGTTGGGTAGACATTCTACAACTTCCTTGAGCCCTGCTGAAGAGAAACAGTGGCTGTGTACCCTCCAAAACCTCAGCTCTCCAGGTGAGGCGATTAGAAGGCAAGTGCAAGGCTGGCACAGGTCTCAGCTGCCTTTTTGCAAACTTAGCTGACTGCTCCTCCACAGCCTCTGCCAGCTCCTGGGATGCTGCTCTCCATGTACCTTACCAACAGCTTAGCCTGCTTCACAGGGTAGTTGTGAGGATACAACCAGGGGGAACCATGTTCATCTCCTTAAGCTCCTTGGACAAATGGCAGAATGCAAAAAAGTGGAGGCCATGCACACAGTATACCTTTAAGGCACATTTTAAACACATTccctccctcaaataattctgggtactgtaaTTCACCGCTGCTGGAATTattaattcccagcaacccttaacaagctgcagtgcccagaattctttgagggtggAAGTGTActctgaatgtattttaaaggtacagtgtACATGCAAGCCAAAGTGTGTTGCAATGCCTGCTGAAGGAGCTGAGAGAAAAGTGCTAGGAAACTATGCAAAGCttggaagaaatgtggggaaatgGCTGCAGTGTCCATGGATCTAGGCTTGGCTGCAGCAGAGACTAGCCCAGCTGGGCAAATGGGtaactgccccaccaacttcagacAGTGCCACGTCCACCACCCACCCTGCCTTTTTACTTGTCGCTAGCCCATGGGGTGCTGCTGTCAGCTCCCTTCATCTTACTCTCAGGTTGCATACACACTATATCTTTAAAGCAaattctttcccccaaagaattataggCACTGTAGTTTAGTGTTAAAATTCCTAGCAACACCTAGCCAAATGCAGTGCCCAGAATACTatgttgagatttctgcactgcaaggggttggactagatgaccctcaagatcccttccaactctacaattctatgattctaaaagaaTGTCAtttaaagccagtgtggtgcagaggCAACAACCCAGAAGACCACGGCTtaatgttgcccttgtagaactcagcatggAGGATGGGGGACAAACTAGTACCAGTTGCCTTTGCCTGTTGCTCCTGCGGGTCTCTCTGCCTTGTGCTGGCTGTGAGTCCCAAGAGGCACCAGAGACTACTACCTGAGAAGACCCAAgtgcaaataaacaataaatcctCAGACCCAATCATCACACAAATGACACGTTTGACATGTAAGAGAGTAATAAATCCTTTCTAAAGCTTTACCCATAAGTACTTAGAAAAGCCGGTGACTGATAGAGGACACAGACATATTGGCTTCACAGTGGTTTAATATGAACAAGTCTTGGACATTACATAAAACAGTAAACTGAAGACATAGTTTGCTGAATTACAAGCCCCACATCAGTAtggatatgtatgtgtgtgtgtctataaatatagacacacacacaaaaacacacacatacagcagCAAGAGCCTCTGATCTCCAGACTtgtgcaccaaatgaaggaaggAATTTGAAGAACTCATAGCTAATGCAGATCCACGAGGCAGCAGCAGGCCGCTTCCAACAGGAATGTTAGCACCTCTCCAGCAGCAGATGAGAGTGGTCCGTGCAGAGACAGTTTCTGCATAGCCATTGCTTTGGGAGCCCAGAGAAGAGTTTTCTGCTATCCAGTTACCCCATAGGTGGGTGGTGTATATCCTCAACCTCTTGTCTGAAACATGCAAAATTGTATATACCAGTTCTTTCTCCCCTCCAAGACACACTTGTACTGCTCACTCCAAATAGTGCAAACTTCAGAACAGGGAACTTTGCGATTACGGTCACTTTATTACTTAGGTTGATACGActctcttcctgcccccacctctTGCAGGCCAGAGTTTTGGAGGGATCACAAAGTTTCTTGTTCAGGTCAAACAAAGAGGCTGTACAGATACCATGGTCAAGACCTCCCAACAGATTAAATATTAAACAAACAGTAGGGAACTTTGCACCATAACCCCAAATGGACACAGACAAGAGGCCAGATGAAGCTATCCACTGAACACAGAAGCGGCATGCGAAACATCCCTTAGTTTAGGTTCCACTTGCTCCATCTTTTAACTTGCTAAGGTGCAATCCTCAGAGAAAACACTGCTCTACAGGTTTCAACATCAAAAGCCAGCCACCAAACCTTTCCTGCCCAGTCCTCAACATGAACCCTGCTTCTGAGACGCCACTGTTTGCTTTGCCCATGCATTCTCAAGAAGCCATTCTGCTACCAGAAGTTGTGGCTCCCAAAGGGTGCCTTGTTCTTTGGGTTGCAAGTCTGCCTCTAACTCTACAAAGCCCAAAGGTTATTGGGGTAGGATTAGCAGCTAAAACCTCAAGGCATACTGAAGGGGTCACTTGAAGTCCCTCAGAAGGCCTTTCTGCTCAATAAAGGGAGCTTCCAAACTGCTTTTGGTCTACAGTACCCTCCTAGCAAGTTAAGGGGAAAACATTTTTTGCTTCCCACTTTTAATCATTCTGGGGTGATGGGCACAGATGCTAACAAAAAATCCCTGAAACATCTCTGCAGTAGCCAAGAAAAGGAGCCTCAGTACCATGACTTCCCTAGGAAACCTGTGGCAAGGAGCACACTTACACATGCTGGATAATCCTCCATATTCTTACACAAAGGAAGAAAAGCAGCTCTGATGTATGCTGCAATACCTTACACTAGTCTCCAGTTCATTTTCAGCAAGCTTTACCTATCCACCAATAGGCACAAGCTCTTCCCAGGTTCTCACCTTTTTATGCAGAGACCAAAGACCAACAGAACCCAACGCTGCTGCCTAAcaaggggtgggatggggtgggatgGCGTGGTGGGCACACTAGACAAGTGAGGAGGTTTAAAGAGAAAAAAGCTGGTTCGGAAGAGGGGCAGTGTAAAAATAAATGTCATTTTTGCACGGGGAGAGAAAATGGAGAATGCCAGACTCCTCTACTGACGGACTTTCCCTGGGATGTAATTTCTATCGATagtctcctcctgcaggaacatGTGTAAGCAGCGCTCGTTCTGTGCCAGCGGGTGTCCAGCAATTCTGCCAAGAACAAGAAGAAGTGTTAGATTAGCAATCAGCTACCCAATTCTGTACAAGGCAAGGAAAGATCATATTGTGCAACAGCAGCACACACAAGCACCCAGGACACTTGCAGCATTGTCCATCTAttttggctggcctctgttattttcattTGCCACCAATCCCATCTCTCCAGTCTTTGGAGGCACTCAGCACCCCCAGCATGCATCCTCCCCAAGAAACAGGCCCAGGAGGGCTTTTCATCTCTGAATTTGTACAGGGATGTAGAAGGTTGTGCTTCTAAAGTTCAGCATCCAGGGACAACTGCCAGATTCTGTGTATGAAGTGTAGTTTCCTTGACAACTGGATTGTAGACCCTTCAGTTTTGTCTGCGCTACAAACATTTCGGTTTTGTATCAGAATAGCCATCATGTCTCTCTTTCCTCACAAGCAGATTTTCAGAACTGTAGTCTGACAAGTTTGTGTGATAGGGCTCATCCTAGTAGTTTACCAGGCAGAAATGGCCCAGCTGCTGAATCACGGCTGTATGTGGTTTGGGAAGTGGGCATGGCTCCCTACTTCCTCCCTGAAAGAAGCAGCTGGAGAGTGGTGGAGCCTTATTACAAGGGGTTGGGATAAAGTCAGATAATGGGAAGATATAAGTTGATAGTCTCTGGCTAGTAACTGTTTCTGTCATgactataaatttaaaaaataataatttaacaataAACCAGCTTTCTCATTTTAGCATTTCTAGCAGACTTGAGGCAGCATAACTGCAGGCTCTTCACCACTTAAGGCAGCTTttgccaacccagtgccctccagatgttctggacaaaAACTTGCATCAGCCCTGGCCATCACAGCCACACTCCCAGCAGGCCCAGCATCCTAcagccctgctggctgggacagatggTAATTGTAGTataaaacatctgaagagcattAGGTTGCTGCAGAGTATCATAAAAGCACTCTTTAGAGAACTACAGTTCTTAGGCACTCTTTAGAGAACTACAGTTCTTAGGATTCCACATGAAGAGAAGACCAATGGTAAGCTTAAGATGATGCCTAGAGTTACTGGCAACCACGATATGCAATCTAGTCACTACACTGTGCAATGACACATCCTCCTCTCCCAGAGTCTTTCACTTCCCCAAGTATTGAAGACCCAGGTGTCACTCTTACTTGTTTATGAACTGTTCTAAGCCCTGTCTTCTTTCTTCTATGAAGGACTCCTCAAAGATGCCCTCATCTCCTCGGAAAGGAAGCTGGCGCTTCAAGGCTTTGCCAGGCAGTGGAGGCACTACAATCTAGAAACATTGAGAGCATGACTTAAGAGGGGGAGCAGAACCACTCTCCTTCTGCTGCTTGATCTGTTAGGGTCACCACTAGATCCAACAGGGAAGAGTAGGAGAGCTCTCTGCCACAGGAATGAAGAAGAAAGTTATCTACGGATCTATTTATTATGCATACAGAGTGGATGTTCATTTCCTGTACCCACCTTACTGTCACGCTCTAGCTCATTTTTCAGCCATTCAAAGTCACTATACCGTCGCCTCACACAGGACTCTTTCAGTTTGAAGATCGGCAGATTTGTCTGAAAGGAGGCAAGAGAAAGTTCTAATTGAcaactgctttattattattgatttatgaATCATTCCCCATTAGGCATACCAAAGCAATTTGCAATATAACAAAAACTTatgcaaaacacaaaacaatgtgCAATTGTTTTAACTAACAGTTTAATGTAACAACTGCAGatacataaaatcaattcaaatcaaatacagtggtacctcgggttaagtacttaattcgttctgaaggtctgtacttaacctgaaaatgttcttaacctgaagcaccactttagctaatggggcctcctgctgctgccgcgccgccggaacacaatttctgttcttatcctgaagcaaagttcttaacctgaagcactatttctgggttagcggagtgtgtaacctgaagcgtatgtaaccagaggtaccactgtacaggtatcAACTGAGATagacattataataataatttataataatttatttatacccagcccatctggctgggtttccccagccactctgggcggctcccaatcgaatattaaaaacacaatacagcattaacagGTATCtgttaaaagtaggatagttgcttatttccttgatgggagggcgttccacagggcaggcgtcactactgagaaggccctctgcctggttccctgtaaccttacttctccagtgagggaaccaccagaaggccctcagtgctggatctcagtgtccgggctgaatgatcagggtggagacgctcctttagcaccaatactttgaattatgctcggaaacgtaccgggaactaatgcaggtctctcagtactggtgttatatggtcccggcggccactcccagtcatcagtctagctcccacattctggattaattgcagtttccgagtcaccttcaaaggtagccccacatagagcgcattgcagcagtccaagcgggagataactagagcatgcaccactctggcgagacagtctgtgggcaggtagggtctgtgtaccagatggagctggtagacctggacacagaattgacctgcgcctccatggacagctgtgagtccagaatgactcccaggctgtgcacctgatccttcaggagcacagttaccccattcaggaacagggagtcccccacacctgcctgccccctatccccccaaaacagtacttctgtcttgacaggattcaacctcaatctgttagtccccatccatcctccaactgcctccaggcactcacacaggaccttcaccgccttcactggttctgatttaaaagagaggtagagctgggtatcatctacatactgatgaacacccagcccaaacccccaatAATCcttcccagcggcttcatatagatattaaaaatcatggaggagaggacggaaccctgaggcacaagtgagagcccatgggtctgaacactcatcccccaacaccactttctagatacggcccaggagaaaggagcggaaccactgtgtaacagtgcccccagctcccagcccctcctgacggtccagaaggatgtcatggtcgatggtatcaaaggccgctgagagatccagcagaactaggaaacagctctcacttttgttcctagcccgccagagatcattgATCAGCCCGACCAagacagtttcagtcccatggtgaggcttgaatcccgattggaagggatccaaatggtcttaatcctccaggcatgcttggagttgttcagcaaccacccgctcaaccaccttgcccaagaatggaagatttgagactgggcgatagttgaccatgttggctgggtctaaaggtgttttttaaagaagcagtttaatgactgcctctttcaggGGGCCAGGGAAGGCTCCCTtggagagggaagcattcaccaccctgcagagcccatcgcccagcccttcccggctcgcttttattagccaggatgggcaaagatcaaggagacaagtggttggtttcactcgtccaagcagcctgtccacatcctcggaggtaacagattggaattgatcccatataacatgactagacaggactccagcactcttccaccctggccctgctcccacggtgaagtctacctccttccgaatctgagtgactttatctgcaaaaactttgcaaaagcattgcaggagatcttggggtccctaccaggccccggtgacgaaggtggttccgatagacTGCTAAGCACCTGAAATAgtctcctgttgctgttttctgcagatgcaatagaggcggtgaagaaggtcctcttcgccgtcgccatcgccacttggtaggctcgacgttgagctctaaccctaAGCTACTTAGAAGGCTTGCTGCAAGAGGAATACTTCTAGCAGGTGAAAAGCAACAGAGAAAACACCAGTCCAACATGCAACTAGAGGGAGTTTTAAAAGGGTAGGTACTACCACAGCTTAGACCCAATTCCAACATTGTGTGGAATAGACCTCCTGATAGAACTATATCTGTAGGATGCTCTCTCACATGGGACAATGATTGGTTGGGTATGTATGTTGGGATGATACAATCTTTTAGTAATCTTGATCCCAAACTGTAGAACTTTCTATACCATAACTAGCATCACGAACCTAGCCCAACTGGCAGTCTAACTGCAATTATTTCAGCAACAGCATAATAAAATGGCAATATTTCGGCCCACTGAGCGTCAATCCACTGCATTCTGCACAAGCTACAGCTTTCAGTTCGGCCTAAAGGGCAGcgccatgtagagcacattgcagtaatctactCTTcagtagcagttcaaaagcacaaagtgcaagtagataaataggtaccgctccggcgggaaggtaaacggcatttccgtgcactgctctggtttgcaggaagcggcttagtcatgctggccacataacccagaagctgtacaccggctccctcggccaataaagcgagatgagcgccgcaaccccagagtcatccgtgactggacctaatggtcaggggtccctttacctttactcttcaGAAGCAACCGCTTCAACCAGGTAGCAGGCACTATTATAGTGCAGTGGCACAATTGCTTTAATGGCAAGGTCCAGGACAACCACTTCTAGATACTCACCCCTTCTAGCTATTCTACAATACAGCAAAATCCTGCCCCTTGCAGACTCAAAAATCCTTTCCACTAGTCAAGAGGGTGTTTCAAGAGCTCCTTTCTAGGGAAGGAACTTAAAATGCAACTAATTGCTTGAGAAGGACATGTAGGTCACAAATACCCATTCTGCAGAATTGTCATCTGTTCCATACCAGTAACTAAAATTACTTTTGTTATGCTGAGTTGACTGGTCCCCCCTATTCCAATCCAACTagtattttagattgtaagatCCTAAGGGCAGCAACAAATGCTTTGCTAATCTCACTGTAaagggatgaagaacctgtggctctcccagGTGTTTATTGgaccccattatccctgaccatggccatgctggctgggattgatagAAGTTGGAGTGCAGCAACATATGGGGGTCCATAGGTTCCACACCATGATGTAGGCTACTGTATTGTTGTTGgcctctgtctgtctcgagagacaatagaAGAGTGCATCATTGGGGGTAAATCACggggagagttacagcgcctgctgtggctgcagagactgataagggagagacatgttttgttgcagctggggcagatgagggCATGTGGTTTCACTCTTACAGATGCACCCTTGTGTTTCTTTTCTCTGCATATGTAATGTTATAGTTGCAATCCATtacatcagtggttcccaactggtggtctGTGTGATCCACCCAGGGGTTACTTAGCACcgttcacatattaaaaactaccatagaggtaTCAAAATTTACAAAGGCAGGAGGtcaatggcttggcttttgagcCCCTGCTTTACATGATTACCAGGTAGCAAGTTTCCCTGAACTCAGTGTGGCTTCTCAGCACATATCTAGGAATGCACATAAAATAAAGGCATAGGGAGGGGAAAGGTGGGGAAAATATTAACCCCCCACCAGTCTCTGCTTAAGTTGATTCTTCTCCAAGGCTGCCCCACACAGCCACAATCGGGATCCAtgatgacatcaggcaggtgtgCACCAAGGATGCACCAGATACTACCCCAAATCAAAAAAGAAACCAAGCCTGTGCTAAAGGCTTAGCTGAGAGATCAGCAACCTTATCAAAGGACGGGCCAGTCAGAGGATGGGCCAGAGCATGTGCGCATGCGCGctcttccgggtcagaggagcgcCCGTGCGCACACACTATTTTTCCAACGCTCCTCTGATCCAGAAGTGTGCTGGAAATAGTGTGCGTGCACGTGCACAGGCACTTCTTCATcctgcatgcatgtgcacacactatTTTCGGCACACATCTGGGTTGGAGGAGTGCCTGTGCACATTCGCACAGGTGCCATCAACCCGGAAGTCGATCCCCACAGTGCGCCGGTAAGAGCGGGGGGTGCCAGGGGTCGCCATGTGCCAGTTAGACAAGCCTTGTGGGCTGctaccggcccatgggccttaggttgccgacccctggcttaGCAGATTCACGCCGACTTACAAGCCCATTCACTACTTGCAACAT contains these protein-coding regions:
- the SNX12 gene encoding sorting nexin-12 isoform X1, which translates into the protein MSEAAVADTRRLNSKPQDLTDAYGPPSNFLEIDIFNPQTVGVGRARYTSYELRMRTNLPIFKLKESCVRRRYSDFEWLKNELERDSKIVVPPLPGKALKRQLPFRGDEGIFEESFIEERRQGLEQFINKIAGHPLAQNERCLHMFLQEETIDRNYIPGKVRQ
- the SNX12 gene encoding sorting nexin-12 isoform X2, whose amino-acid sequence is MSEAAVADTRRLNSKPQDLTDAYGPPSNFLEIDIFNPQTVGVGRARYTSYELRMRTNLPIFKLKESCVRRRYSDFEWLKNELERDSKNCWTPAGTERALLTHVPAGGDYR